The Lycium ferocissimum isolate CSIRO_LF1 chromosome 10, AGI_CSIRO_Lferr_CH_V1, whole genome shotgun sequence genome window below encodes:
- the LOC132032462 gene encoding uncharacterized protein LOC132032462, with protein MAVTHADLAPSRPSTNLGSKMGAFLMVLSILLGLFCFILSLIAEATRSQVTLSGKGGECTYSGSGKTPLLCASAAFLVLAIAMVIEHTYLLIVVSKSTPPPILYWDPHSQSVKTLVWQAGFFFVSTWISFAVGEILLLIGLSVESGHLRHWETPRESCLVLGQGLFSAAGVFGLLTVFLAAGLYITALRAQKFLLDQESISRQVLETSMLFASPPRSPRTIIRPVPNENPISRTSQNNIEHDNTSLAQYLSDFDKYMHLV; from the exons ATGGCTGTGACTCATGCAGATCTTGCACCAAGTCGACCTAGCACCAATTTAGGTAGCAAAATGGGTGCATTTCTTATGGTATTGTCAATACTTCTTGGTCTCTTCTGCTTCATTCTCTCCCTTATTGCTGAGGCTACGCGGTCTCAG GTGACATTGAGTGGTAAAGGAGGAGAATGCACATATAGTGGTAGTGGGAAAACACCCCTCTTGTGTGCTTCTGCTGCATTTTTGGTTCTGGCTATTGCTATGGTGATTGAGCACACTtatttgttgattgttgtgagCAAATCAACTCCTCCTCCTATACTTTATTGGGACCCTCATTCCCAATCTGTCAAGACTCTTGTTTGGCAAGCTGGCTTCTTCTTTGTTTCCACATG GATTTCATTTGCTGTTGGGGAGATATTGTTACTAATAGGACTAAGTGTAGAGTCAGGACATCTAAGACACTGGGAAACACCAAGAGAAAGTTGCTTAGTACTTGGACAGGGATTGTTCTCTGCTGCTGGAGTTTTTGGTCTATTGACAGTTTTTTTGGCTGCTGGTTTATACATCACAGCTCTTCGTGCACAAAAATTCTTGCTTGATCAAGAAAGTATTAGTCGTCAAGTACTGGAAACTTCTATGCTTTTTGCATCTCCACCAAGATCTCCTCGAACAATAATTCGACCTGTTCCTAATGAAAATCCCATTTCAAGAACATCTCAGAATAATATTGAACATGATAATACTTCATTAGCACAGTACCTATCTGACTTTGATAAGTATATGCACTTGGTTTGA
- the LOC132032461 gene encoding zinc finger BED domain-containing protein DAYSLEEPER-like isoform X1, with protein MIREAIYSEDLNIKEMAIEMEKKFKKYWQEEYSLIATMAIVLDPRYKLSLVDFCFSKLDLSTSNEKVKAVEDNMQKLFKEYLKPSISDVDTVRSSSGGCDVEMADEMEEYDNFVSPSQPGSKKTQLSLYLEEPVLVRKGNENLDVLKFWKDNRIKYPKLSLMARDLLSIPIISVSSESAFSVGGRVIGKFQTSILLENAKAKLCSRDWLYGHQASDDSEEEDDIAIDMGKFAAIPSS; from the exons ATGATAAGAGAAGCGATATATAGTGAGGATCTTAATATCAAGGAAATGGCAatagaaatggagaaaaagttcaaaaaatattGGCAGGAAGAGTACAGTCTGATTGCTACAATGGCAATAGTCCTTGATCCTCGGTATAAGTTAAGTCTCGTGGATTTTTGCTTCTCTAAACTTGATCTATCTACTTCCAATGAAAAGGTAAAGGCTGTTGAAGATAATATGCAAAAATTATTTAAGGAGTACTTGAAACCTTCAATTTCTGATGTTGATACGGTAAGAAGTAGTAGTGGTGGATGTGATGTTGAAATGGCAGATGAAATGGAGGAGTATGATAATTTTGTAAGTCCATCTCAACCTGGTTCAAAAAAGACACAACTAAGTTTGTACTTGGAAGAGCCTGTGTTGGTTCGCaaaggaaatgaaaatttaGATGTGCTTAAATTTTGGAAGGATAATAGGATTAAATATCCGAAACTCTCATTGATGGCACGTGATTTGTTAAGTATTCCTATCATCAGTGTTTCATCCGAGTCCGCTTTCAGTGTTGGAGGTCGTGTTATTGGAAAATTTCAAACCTCTATTTTACTCGAGAATGCAAAAGCTAAGTTGTGTTCGCGAGATTGGCTTTATGGTCATCAAG CTTCTGATGACTCTGAAGAGGAAGATGACATTGCAATAGACATGGGGAAATTTGCTGCTATACCTTCCAGCTAG
- the LOC132034432 gene encoding importin subunit alpha-2-like, translating into MSLRPSARTEVRRNRYKVAVDAEEGRRRREDNLVEIRKTKREESLLKKRREGLQQQQQFPTNLQTNTVEKKLESLPSMVAGVWSNDNNLQLEATTQFRKLLSIERSPPIEEVIQSGVVPRFVEFLMREDYPQLQFEAAWALTNIASGTSENTRVVIDHGAVPIFVKLLGSPSDDVREQAVWALGNVAGDSPRCRDLVLSNGALIPLLSQLNEHAKLSMLRNATWTLSNFCRGKPQPPFEQVRPALSALQQLVHSNDEEVLTDACWALSYLSDGTNDKIQAVIEAGVCPRLVELLMHPSPSVLIPALRTVGNIVTGDDLQTQCIIEHGALPCLLSLLTHNHKKSIKKEACWTISNITAGNKEQIQSVIEAGLIGPLVNLLQTAEFDIKKEAAWAISNATSGGTHEQIKFLVSQNCIKPLCDLLVCPDPRIVTVCLEGLENILKVGEAEKANTGGINYYAQLTDDAEGLEKIENLQSHDNNEIYEKAVKILETYWLEEEDETLPAGDGTQNEFNFGGNDIQLPSGGFKFG; encoded by the exons ATGTCTTTGAGACCAAGTGCAAGGACGGAGGTTCGTAGGAACCGATACAAGGTTGCCGTTGATGCCGAAGAAGGCCGCCGCCGTAGAGAAGACAACCTTGTTGAGATCCGAAAGACTAAGAGAGAAGAGAGTTTACTCAAAAAGCGTCGTGAAGgccttcaacaacaacaacagttCCCTACTAATCTTCAAACTAACACCGTTGAAAAAAAG TTGGAAAGTCTTCCATCAATGGTTGCTGGTGTTTGGTCAAATGATAACAATTTGCAGCTGGAGGCGACCACACAGTTTCGTAAATTGCTCTCTATCG AAAGGAGTCCTCCTATCGAGGAAGTTATACAATCTGGTGTTGTTCCTCGATTTGTTGAGTTTCTAATGAGGGAAGATTATCCGCAGCTCCAG TTTGAAGCTGCTTGGGCTCTCACAAACATTGCGTCTGGTACCTCAGAGAACACCAGAGTGGTGATTGACCATGGGGCTGTGCCAATTTTTGTAAAGCTTCTGGGTTCTCCAAGCGATGATGTTCGTGAGCAG GCTGTGTGGGCACTGGGAAATGTTGCTGGCGACTCACCTAGGTGCCGTGATCTTGTTCTTAGTAATGGGGCTTTGATTCCTTTGCTGTCTCAGCTTAATGAGCATGCCAAGCTTTCAATGCTGAGAAATGCCACATGGACTTTGTCAAACTTCTGCAGAGGCAAGCCACAACCTCCATTTGAGCAG GTGAGACCAGCACTCTCAGCTCTTCAGCAGCTTGTTCACTCAAATGATGAAGAGGTGCTAACTGATGCATGTTGGGCACTTTCTTACCTTTCTGATGGTACAAATGACAAAATTCAAGCCGTCATTGAAGCGGGTGTTTGTCCACGGCTGGTTGAGCTCCTCAT GCATCCATCTCCTTCAGTTCTCATCCCTGCCCTCCGTACAGTAGGAAATATTGTTACAGGAGATGACCTCCAGACTCAG TGCATTATTGAACATGGTGCCCTTCCTTGCCTGCTGAGCTTGTTAACACACAATCACAAAAAGAGCATCAAGAAAGAGGCCTGCTGGACTATATCAAATATTACTGCTGGGAACAAGGAGCAGATACAG TCTGTAATTGAGGCTGGATTAATTGGTCCACTAGTCAATTTGCTTCAAACTGCAGAATTTGATATTAAAAAAGAGGCTGCTTGGGCTATTTCAAATGCTACTTCCGGCGGGACTCATGAGCAAATCAA GTTCTTGGTGAGTCAAAACTGCATAAAGCCTCTGTGTGATTTGCTTGTGTGCCCTGACCCAAGGATTGTCACCGTCTGTCTAGAAGGATTAGAAAACATATTGAAGGTTGGGGAAGCAGAAAAAGCCAACACTGGAGGCATTAACTACTATGCTCAGCTGACTGATGATGCTGAGGGATTGGAGAAGATTGAAAACCTTCAGAGTCATGATAACAATGAAATATATGAGAAGGCTGTTAAAATACTGGAGACATACTGGTTGGAGGAGGAGGATGAAACATTGCCGGCAGGTGATGGAACACAAAATGAATTCAATTTTGGCGGAAATGATATTCAACTTCCATCTGGTGGATTCAAGTTTGGTTGA